In the Muricauda sp. MAR_2010_75 genome, one interval contains:
- a CDS encoding FMN-binding negative transcriptional regulator, with product MYIPQHYKNEDLNEIKDFLAKNSFGILINTIDHKPWATHIPLELGTNNDGKDILVGHIAKANPQWKHFSENQEVLCIFNGPHSYVSSSWYKEEEVPTWNYIAVHVYGVLKILSEEATMASMHKLVEKYEQDSKHPISLKNMSPKTLRQVKGVVGFQIEITDIQATYKLSQTRTEDHAKIISELEKRDASSKSIASEMKNRKP from the coding sequence ATGTACATTCCCCAACACTACAAGAACGAGGACCTTAATGAAATAAAGGATTTCTTGGCCAAAAACAGTTTTGGAATCTTAATAAATACGATTGACCATAAACCTTGGGCCACCCATATTCCTCTGGAATTGGGTACAAACAACGATGGAAAAGATATTCTAGTGGGACACATTGCCAAAGCAAACCCCCAATGGAAACATTTTTCAGAAAATCAAGAAGTGCTTTGTATTTTCAATGGGCCACACAGCTATGTTTCTTCGTCGTGGTACAAGGAAGAAGAGGTACCTACATGGAACTACATCGCGGTGCATGTCTATGGGGTTTTAAAAATTTTATCGGAAGAAGCAACCATGGCTTCCATGCATAAATTGGTGGAGAAATACGAACAGGATTCAAAGCATCCTATTTCGCTCAAAAACATGTCGCCCAAAACATTGCGACAAGTAAAAGGAGTGGTCGGGTTTCAAATTGAGATCACCGATATTCAAGCTACCTATAAGCTTTCCCAAACTCGAACTGAGGACCATGCCAAAATCATTTCGGAACTCGAAAAACGTGATGCCAGCAGTAAGTCAATCGCTTCGGAAATGAAGAACAGAAAACCGTAG
- a CDS encoding PorP/SprF family type IX secretion system membrane protein codes for MDIKLPLFSKEITLFSCERVFYLILCGFLLGPIVHSQDSNPYVTYNVPFQNLLKFNRFLINPTFSSVREDKSYVNLFHRSQSADFENNTQNYFLSYSGQVSDRIGIGFSLYNQQEGVISNLGVMANYAHGIQLGRESSLTFGVNIPYYVSSIDPDRAVTVEEDPFLNNTSKNSIISFQPGLNLSVGKFDFGVFAHNLLDYNMSSGKSLTDLNQKTFSGHIQFAQEFKNGSGIFEDGRLLPLARIRLEGEEDPIFGGGIILDLPKLGWIQGGYDQLYGASAGTGFNLNRRLSFGYNFEKNLNNDFINLGVTHEISIAYSFVPMMARNIVVDNEDDPKARKPIEGGLVADAKKEKEEKKGKLDVETTLRPTNKEDLAFWEEQIAILKAQQEDSYAVIDELLFKMDSMEQSRQKDLEKRFEMVMRMVKRQTDDGHPDVENKAEKLYFANSEDLDSIYNSMEKERLADNSTIAKKEAPEKKGSFNGGAYKPIEKFISLDGVGKGHYIVANVFKNENYLNSFMAKLKAQGLNPKYFKNPDNGLNYVYLAKYDENTEAYAAYQSKMKGKYNDEIWIMHVDNPRYSNWADAIFQDIE; via the coding sequence ATGGATATAAAACTACCTTTATTTTCCAAAGAAATAACCCTGTTCTCTTGTGAGCGGGTTTTTTATTTGATTTTATGCGGTTTTTTGCTGGGGCCTATTGTTCATTCCCAGGATAGTAACCCCTATGTTACCTACAATGTTCCGTTTCAGAATTTGCTGAAATTCAACCGGTTCTTGATTAATCCAACCTTTTCATCTGTTAGGGAAGACAAATCGTATGTAAACCTGTTCCATAGGAGTCAAAGTGCAGACTTTGAAAACAACACGCAAAATTACTTTTTGAGCTATAGCGGACAGGTGAGCGATAGGATAGGTATAGGGTTCAGTCTTTACAATCAGCAAGAAGGGGTTATCTCAAATCTGGGGGTAATGGCCAATTATGCGCATGGCATTCAATTGGGAAGGGAAAGTAGCTTAACCTTTGGAGTCAATATTCCCTACTATGTGAGTAGTATTGATCCCGATAGAGCGGTTACGGTAGAGGAAGACCCATTTCTCAATAATACCTCCAAAAATTCCATCATCTCCTTTCAACCTGGATTGAATCTTTCTGTTGGCAAGTTTGATTTTGGGGTGTTTGCCCATAATCTTTTGGATTATAACATGAGTTCGGGAAAATCATTGACGGATTTAAACCAAAAAACATTTTCTGGTCATATTCAATTTGCCCAAGAATTTAAGAACGGCTCGGGAATTTTTGAGGATGGCCGGTTGTTGCCTCTGGCGCGTATACGGCTGGAAGGTGAAGAAGACCCAATCTTTGGAGGTGGAATCATCCTTGACCTTCCTAAATTGGGATGGATCCAGGGAGGGTATGACCAGCTTTATGGTGCTTCTGCCGGTACAGGGTTTAACCTTAATCGGAGACTTTCCTTTGGATACAACTTTGAGAAAAACCTGAATAATGACTTTATAAACTTAGGAGTAACACATGAAATCTCAATTGCTTATTCATTTGTACCCATGATGGCCAGAAACATTGTGGTGGACAACGAAGATGACCCCAAGGCCCGAAAACCCATTGAAGGAGGTTTGGTGGCAGATGCCAAAAAAGAAAAGGAAGAGAAAAAGGGCAAGTTGGATGTTGAAACTACATTACGTCCCACAAACAAAGAAGATTTGGCGTTTTGGGAAGAACAAATAGCAATTTTGAAAGCCCAACAAGAAGATAGCTACGCCGTGATTGATGAATTGCTTTTTAAAATGGACTCCATGGAGCAGAGTCGCCAAAAGGACCTTGAAAAGCGATTTGAAATGGTCATGCGCATGGTAAAACGGCAAACGGATGATGGGCATCCAGATGTTGAGAACAAGGCAGAAAAGCTGTATTTTGCCAATAGTGAGGATTTGGATTCCATTTACAATTCTATGGAAAAAGAACGCTTAGCCGATAATTCAACCATTGCCAAAAAAGAAGCTCCAGAGAAAAAAGGATCATTCAATGGTGGCGCCTACAAACCCATTGAAAAATTTATCAGTCTGGATGGCGTGGGAAAGGGACACTACATTGTGGCCAATGTCTTTAAAAATGAAAATTACCTCAATAGTTTTATGGCTAAACTCAAGGCGCAGGGACTAAACCCAAAATATTTTAAGAACCCTGATAATGGTCTTAACTATGTGTATTTGGCCAAATATGACGAAAATACGGAGGCGTACGCAGCCTATCAGTCCAAAATGAAAGGGAAATACAACGATGAAATTTGGATCATGCATGTAGACAACCCCCGTTATTCCAACTGGGCGGATGCCATTTTCCAAGATATTGAATAG
- a CDS encoding GNAT family N-acetyltransferase, which produces MGNFIRIIPYSDVYATVFKSLNEEWISKYFKMEEMDHISLNHPKEYILDKGGYIAVALLDEEAVGVCALIPSIRDAYDFELAKMGVSPKAQGKGIGKLLGQHMVEKAKSLGAKKIYLESNRVLQPALNLYQKLGFREIVGASSPYERSDIQMELLL; this is translated from the coding sequence ATGGGCAACTTCATTCGCATTATTCCGTATTCTGATGTGTATGCTACTGTCTTTAAGTCGCTTAATGAGGAGTGGATAAGCAAATATTTTAAAATGGAAGAAATGGACCATATTTCATTAAACCACCCCAAGGAATATATCTTGGACAAGGGCGGCTATATAGCGGTTGCGCTTTTGGATGAAGAAGCCGTGGGTGTTTGCGCCCTTATCCCTAGTATACGTGATGCTTATGATTTTGAGTTGGCGAAAATGGGGGTATCCCCAAAAGCACAAGGAAAGGGAATTGGTAAACTTTTGGGGCAACACATGGTAGAAAAGGCCAAATCATTGGGAGCCAAAAAAATATATTTGGAGAGCAATCGGGTTTTACAACCTGCACTCAACCTTTATCAAAAATTAGGGTTTAGGGAAATTGTGGGGGCCAGTTCTCCCTATGAACGTAGCGATATTCAGATGGAGCTTTTACTCTGA
- a CDS encoding adenylate/guanylate cyclase domain-containing protein — translation MHPKYKRYLKQAFLFACIWLLFGLIYGIVEQGLLGRIDLYPATHNKYDFETSLTYACIGGFFMGFLHGWVEVTWLSKKFTKSPLWIKIVLKTLFYLLFIIIFLTVLTLSVNSNRFDLSLFHPTVIQSVKKFMNSFAFWSVVIYIGFGITIGMLLVEISSYLGSGVFLNFVFGKYHTPKRESRIFMFLDMKSSTSIAEQLGHSKYFRLLKEYYGDMANAILETSGEIYQYVGDEIVVTWPEKSGLYANNCIECFFRISKTLEKRKSHYLKRFNFFPSFKAGYHIGLVTTGEIGVLKKEIIYTGDVLNTTARIQAECNNYDVRMLISEQLVNQLAKSKSYEFKKMDNLQLRGKRQLIQLYTLETFTEENQSKSSI, via the coding sequence ATGCACCCAAAATACAAGCGATATCTTAAGCAGGCTTTTTTATTTGCCTGTATCTGGTTATTGTTTGGATTGATCTATGGCATTGTGGAACAGGGCTTATTGGGAAGGATTGATTTATATCCTGCCACCCATAATAAATATGATTTTGAAACCTCACTTACCTATGCTTGTATTGGAGGCTTCTTTATGGGGTTTTTGCATGGCTGGGTAGAGGTTACGTGGTTGAGCAAAAAGTTTACCAAGAGTCCGCTTTGGATTAAGATTGTCCTTAAAACATTGTTCTATCTTCTATTCATTATCATTTTTCTAACGGTATTGACCTTGAGCGTGAACTCCAATCGATTTGATTTGTCCTTATTTCATCCCACAGTGATCCAAAGCGTAAAAAAGTTTATGAACAGTTTCGCATTTTGGAGTGTGGTCATATATATTGGTTTTGGTATTACGATTGGGATGCTTTTGGTTGAAATTTCATCCTATTTGGGAAGTGGGGTGTTCTTGAATTTTGTATTTGGAAAATATCATACACCCAAAAGGGAAAGCCGGATTTTTATGTTCTTGGATATGAAATCCTCCACCTCCATTGCAGAACAACTAGGGCATTCCAAATATTTTAGATTGCTAAAAGAATATTATGGGGATATGGCCAATGCCATTTTGGAGACTTCTGGTGAAATTTACCAATATGTTGGAGATGAGATTGTGGTCACTTGGCCCGAAAAGAGTGGGTTGTATGCCAATAACTGCATTGAATGCTTTTTTAGAATTTCCAAGACGTTGGAAAAAAGAAAGTCGCACTACCTGAAGAGATTCAATTTTTTTCCATCCTTTAAAGCGGGCTACCACATTGGTCTGGTGACCACAGGTGAGATAGGGGTCCTTAAAAAAGAGATCATTTATACAGGGGACGTGCTCAATACCACGGCCCGGATTCAGGCAGAATGCAATAATTATGACGTTAGGATGCTGATTTCTGAACAACTCGTAAATCAGTTGGCAAAGAGCAAATCATATGAGTTTAAAAAGATGGACAACTTGCAGCTTCGGGGTAAAAGGCAATTGATCCAATTGTATACTTTGGAAACCTTCACGGAGGAAAATCAGAGTAAAAGCTCCATCTGA
- a CDS encoding DoxX family protein yields the protein MGTVKNLNKWANTHTYYPLDLLRVALGVFLFIKGIEFMTNYEQMSEIARPFQEMPGGMIILHYVAPAHFVGGFLIVVGLLTRWAVFAQLPILLGAILTNFLGVMHVPNLIMALIVFFACIFFALYGSGKHSVDYYLKMQQ from the coding sequence ATGGGAACAGTTAAAAATTTGAACAAATGGGCCAATACCCACACCTACTATCCTTTGGACCTTTTACGTGTTGCCTTGGGGGTATTTCTTTTTATCAAAGGCATTGAGTTCATGACCAATTATGAACAAATGTCTGAGATAGCTAGACCCTTTCAAGAAATGCCGGGTGGCATGATTATTTTACACTATGTTGCCCCTGCTCATTTTGTGGGCGGATTTTTGATTGTGGTGGGCCTACTTACTCGATGGGCCGTTTTTGCACAATTACCCATTTTACTGGGAGCTATTTTAACCAATTTTTTGGGGGTAATGCACGTGCCCAACCTTATTATGGCCTTAATTGTGTTTTTTGCGTGTATCTTCTTTGCACTTTATGGTTCTGGAAAACATTCGGTTGACTATTACCTGAAAATGCAACAATAG
- a CDS encoding tetratricopeptide repeat protein, translating into MNTLQGQTGRIDSLQQVYPTLTSDSLKIRILKDIAWEYLNNRSNAELAKKHIDSFLSISKKANMPWGLSMADYQYAVLERQKGNYSEALTYIDSYLNFDQTKKEPFAVANGLYQKAIILDNLGNYDESLKIYYDILKIYEEHEDTFSIATTLNALGEILKKTGKTSEAMESYQTALEIFKTLDHKTEIANCLFNIGDTYMLQKDYNLAVQYFKEALVLDEETRSDWGIAFDYEALGKVYGYLKQYPQALDYHKRALALREKLGQRLELSMSYTQIGTIYLGMQNYAQAEANINSAIAIAEDIGAREQLQENYRVLSSIYEGTGDFEKALTFKNQFISIKDSLFNVEKSKQIEELQVRFDTEKKQDAIASLQKDAEINTLRLNQQKTLRNIIIGIAAAALLFLWFAFNRYKQVQRAKQAEEEKKRAVLEERKRTELEKQRVAELQKIDKLKDEFLANTSHELRTPLVGIVGLTESLQDGVAGKLPKEALENLEMIANSGKRLSHLVNDILDFSKLRNRDLVLSKAPLDMYAVSNIVLRLSQPLLKDKQLKFINSIPKNVPLVEADENRLQQIMHNLVGNAIKFTEKGYISLFAEVKEDMLSISISDTGIGIPVDKIDDIFNSFEQGDGSVQREYGGTGLGLSVTKQLVELHGGTISVSSEKNKGSIFTFTLPLSDKTRKDVKMKVPQPLASVQAVSSSTPVQVIPKEKPKLSEEAPKILIVDDEPVNRRVLENHLSMAGYHIVEANNGKEALKLIGEDSDLSMILLDIMMPGMSGYEVCEKIREQYSTSDLPIILLTAKNTVNDLVTGFNSGANDYLTKPFSKGELLSRIRTHLNLNTIHKATSRFVPSEFVKSVGKESITDIKLGDYTEKNVTVLFSDIRDYTSLAEGMTPEQNFKFVNAYVGRMGPVIKENNGFVNQYMGDGIMALFPKNPENALDAAIEMQRTLSLYNKRRVEEKGYKPLSVGIGLHTGPLIMGIIGDTKRNDPAVIADTVNSAARVEGMTKHFGTNIIISGDSLELMTDPSGFNFRYLGKVRVKGKQKALEIYECIDGDSIESISLKLETKTHYDQGIELFFDSQFNEASTAFEWVLYKNPGDSVAHYFHDMARKYAVLGPPEDWKSGTVMHEK; encoded by the coding sequence GTGAACACATTGCAGGGTCAAACAGGTCGCATAGACAGCCTTCAACAAGTATATCCAACCCTGACATCAGATTCGTTAAAAATTAGAATCCTAAAGGATATAGCCTGGGAATATCTAAATAATCGCAGCAATGCTGAATTGGCCAAAAAGCATATTGATAGCTTCCTTTCCATTAGTAAAAAAGCTAATATGCCTTGGGGGCTTTCCATGGCAGATTATCAGTATGCCGTTCTTGAACGACAAAAAGGAAACTATAGTGAAGCATTGACCTATATTGATAGTTATCTGAACTTTGACCAAACCAAAAAGGAACCCTTCGCAGTGGCCAACGGATTGTACCAAAAAGCTATCATTCTGGACAATTTGGGCAATTATGACGAGAGTCTAAAAATCTATTATGATATCCTTAAAATCTACGAAGAGCATGAGGACACCTTCAGCATTGCCACTACCCTGAATGCTTTGGGAGAGATCTTAAAAAAGACTGGGAAAACATCCGAAGCCATGGAGAGCTATCAAACGGCTCTGGAAATCTTCAAGACTTTGGACCATAAAACCGAAATAGCCAATTGTTTGTTCAATATTGGCGATACCTATATGTTGCAAAAAGATTATAATCTTGCCGTTCAATATTTCAAAGAAGCACTTGTATTAGATGAAGAGACCCGAAGCGATTGGGGAATTGCATTCGATTATGAAGCATTGGGCAAGGTCTATGGATATTTGAAACAATACCCACAAGCTTTGGATTATCATAAAAGGGCCTTGGCACTTCGGGAAAAATTAGGGCAACGTTTGGAACTGTCCATGAGCTACACCCAAATAGGTACTATTTATCTTGGAATGCAAAATTATGCCCAGGCCGAAGCAAACATCAATTCAGCTATTGCCATTGCAGAGGATATTGGAGCTAGGGAACAGCTTCAAGAAAATTACAGAGTCTTATCCTCAATTTATGAGGGAACGGGTGATTTTGAAAAAGCCCTGACCTTCAAAAACCAATTTATTTCCATAAAAGATAGTCTTTTCAATGTAGAAAAGTCCAAACAAATTGAAGAACTCCAAGTGCGTTTTGATACCGAAAAGAAGCAGGATGCCATAGCCTCCCTCCAAAAAGACGCCGAAATCAACACCTTAAGGCTGAACCAACAAAAAACCTTACGAAATATAATCATTGGTATCGCCGCCGCCGCTCTACTCTTTCTTTGGTTTGCCTTCAATCGATATAAACAAGTGCAACGCGCCAAACAGGCCGAAGAAGAAAAGAAAAGGGCTGTTTTAGAGGAAAGAAAACGTACGGAGTTGGAAAAACAACGAGTGGCCGAACTCCAAAAAATTGACAAACTCAAAGATGAGTTCCTCGCCAATACCTCTCACGAACTGCGTACACCTTTGGTTGGTATTGTGGGGCTAACGGAATCCTTGCAGGATGGCGTAGCAGGAAAACTGCCCAAAGAAGCACTGGAAAACTTGGAGATGATTGCCAACAGTGGCAAACGCCTTTCCCATTTGGTGAATGATATCCTCGATTTTTCAAAGTTGAGGAATCGAGATCTTGTGCTCTCCAAAGCGCCATTGGATATGTACGCTGTTTCCAATATCGTATTGCGCCTGTCCCAACCTTTGCTGAAGGACAAACAGCTCAAGTTCATCAATTCCATTCCCAAAAACGTTCCTTTGGTGGAAGCGGACGAGAACCGGCTGCAACAAATCATGCACAATCTGGTGGGCAATGCCATCAAGTTTACCGAAAAAGGGTACATCAGTCTGTTTGCTGAAGTTAAGGAGGATATGCTCTCCATTTCCATTTCTGACACTGGAATTGGAATTCCCGTGGATAAAATTGATGACATATTCAATTCATTTGAGCAAGGTGACGGTTCTGTGCAACGGGAATATGGCGGAACAGGTCTTGGCCTTTCGGTGACCAAACAACTCGTGGAGCTTCATGGGGGAACCATTTCGGTTTCATCAGAAAAAAACAAAGGTTCAATTTTCACTTTCACGCTTCCATTAAGTGATAAAACCCGAAAAGACGTAAAGATGAAAGTGCCGCAACCCTTGGCTTCTGTTCAAGCTGTAAGTAGCAGCACTCCTGTTCAAGTGATCCCCAAGGAAAAACCCAAACTTTCCGAAGAAGCTCCCAAAATCCTTATCGTGGATGATGAACCTGTGAACCGTAGGGTATTGGAAAACCATTTGAGCATGGCCGGATACCACATTGTGGAAGCCAATAATGGCAAAGAGGCACTAAAATTGATAGGCGAGGATTCAGATTTGAGTATGATCTTACTGGATATTATGATGCCTGGAATGTCTGGATATGAAGTTTGCGAGAAAATCAGAGAGCAGTATTCCACAAGTGATCTACCCATTATACTTTTGACGGCCAAAAACACCGTAAACGATTTGGTCACTGGGTTTAATTCTGGTGCCAACGACTACCTTACCAAACCTTTCTCTAAAGGAGAGCTGTTGAGTCGCATCAGAACACACCTTAATCTCAACACCATTCATAAGGCTACTTCCCGTTTTGTGCCTTCCGAATTTGTAAAATCGGTAGGAAAAGAGTCCATAACCGACATCAAATTGGGAGATTACACCGAAAAAAACGTTACAGTCTTGTTTTCCGATATCAGGGATTATACCTCATTGGCGGAAGGCATGACTCCCGAGCAAAACTTTAAATTTGTCAATGCATACGTAGGTCGTATGGGGCCCGTCATCAAAGAAAATAACGGGTTTGTGAACCAGTATATGGGTGATGGCATCATGGCCCTGTTTCCAAAAAATCCAGAAAATGCCTTGGATGCGGCCATAGAAATGCAACGAACCCTATCCCTTTACAACAAAAGACGGGTTGAAGAAAAAGGATACAAACCCTTATCGGTGGGCATTGGATTGCATACTGGCCCATTGATCATGGGAATTATTGGGGATACCAAGAGAAATGATCCCGCGGTCATCGCTGACACTGTCAATAGCGCCGCCCGGGTGGAAGGAATGACCAAGCATTTTGGTACCAATATCATTATTAGTGGGGATAGTTTGGAATTGATGACTGACCCATCCGGTTTCAATTTTAGATATCTTGGAAAAGTAAGGGTCAAAGGCAAGCAAAAGGCCTTGGAAATTTATGAATGCATTGATGGTGACAGCATTGAGAGTATTTCTTTGAAGCTAGAAACCAAAACGCATTATGACCAGGGAATAGAGCTCTTTTTTGATAGCCAGTTCAATGAGGCTTCCACTGCTTTTGAATGGGTCTTATATAAAAACCCCGGAGATTCCGTAGCGCACTATTTTCATGATATGGCACGTAAATATGCCGTTTTAGGACCTCCAGAAGATTGGAAATCGGGTACCGTAATGCACGAAAAGTAA